TTGTTAATGCACTTTTATGTGGTAATAATGACTATCTCTTTTGCACTTGTACAATCTATTTTTAATAGGGTAAAATGTTGTGGAACTGCGGTAGAAGTAGCTAAGCAGGTGAGGTGTTCGAAATGAGCTGAACACACTGGATGTTATACACCATGCTTTTTTAAACatcgttaatttcaagggtatTTTTATTGAAGCTGTTTTATTGAGACAGTTTGTTGTGGATTCAACTGCCTGCATCTCCTGTTTCCAGCATTGCATCCTATTACATCCAAAAGGGGGCTGCAGGGTTTCTTAGCTATCTAATATCAGTAGTTGGCTCAGGTGCTAGTGTTTACAAAACTGACTGCCAATACTGACATCTAACTGTAACAATCCAGACAAGAATCTAAATATTGGGATTTGTTAGGTTTTTGATGATATTTTCCGTCACTACTGAGatatatttcatacatatatGTCAAAACACTCATTGGTTGAGTTGTAGTTTGAACACTTTGAACCCACAATCTCTAGGTTAATaaccatacatcggggttttagGTGCGGGAATGTGTGACATTAGCCAAAGAGTAGGTTTTGCTTAAAAACAGAATGTACTCTAGTAGGTTTCTgcctaattaataattaattaaacattattttcgtTTGTATATGTgataacacatttttttaaatttatagctgGATTTTCATGCAGTCAAGAATCAGTTTAAGCAGACATGGCTGACTACTCTCTTGAGTGTAGTTCTTTTTGCAGGTGTTACATACTTTCTGTTATGGGCAGAGGTAAATCATCTTTAAATAAATTGCTAGCAAATCTGATATctttattatttccatataatatttatttagatcctaatatttttatttgaaatatttgtTCTCCTTTAGTACTAGCTTTGCTTTCTTTGGGGcaaggttgatctgtgtaagattgtcccctaaatatttatttatttggtaaatacataataagttaataaataattttaatccaGTACCTAGTGTGCCACTATTCCTGTGCATGACTGATCTCATCTTGATGCTATTTCTCATCCATCTCAAATCCTTTAAATAGAAGTCATTTTGATGAATTTGATGTATTGTCATTTATTactatgtgatttttttttaattatttctagAGCCATACTATCCAAAGCAGTTTGATGCTGGAGGAGCTAGTGTCATCAGCTGTAAGCATTGATGTGCACACTGCCGATGAGGCAGCACGGTATGAAGGTAGAGTTGTGCACATTGTTGGGCCTCTGCGGGTGTTGGAGCCCATATCCGAGCCTGACTACAACATCCAAGTCCAAGCTGTGAAGCTAAGGAAAAGGGTCCAGATGTACCAATGGATTGAAGAAGCCACGTAAGTGTCAAAGTactaaaatacattttgtacAAGTATAATTTACATCTTAGCTTAGTCTTTTATAATATATCAAAATGATGGTAATCCCCAACTCTTGCATACCTAGATTTTTTAGTCTGGTTAACAGCAATTTTTTATTTCAGGGAACAAGATAATTTTCTTAGCGAACCAGCAGAGGAGTCACAGAAAACCTATTGGTATCACAAAGACTGGAGAGACTTTGTGGTTGACTCCAACCTGTTCTACATAAGGCCTGGCCATCAAAACCCAACTTCTATGCCGCTGTTCAGTGAGACACATATTGCTGAAACTGTTAAAATCGGCTGGTTATCCttaggtattaatattttttcgtTTTATATCAAAGAAAACTATGTGACAATTGATCCTTGAATATTCTCATGAGATGTATTAATCCCTATTCTCATGAGAAAGTCACCACTTGCCATTAAAATAGGTTATAAGGGCCAATTATTCCAAATAGCCACTGAAGGTGCTGGTACTTAATTGATAATTAAACAATATGTTACTATTGTTTAATAACTATATACAGCAAAACTGATTATAGTCGTTACCGACTGATGGCAGTTCAAaccagaacaaaaaaaaaaaatatgttactaTTACagtactagtgcgtaaaatagcactattcgtgcgtatgtcggaactttaaagtgccatatgtactgtaaaacgttgttcgatacacgtgcgaataggtaattcgcaactcgtgtcatttagaacactcccttcggttgtgttttaatttatcgtcactcgtttcgaatttcctctttttcgcacttgtatcgaaaataactattttgtgcgTATGGTTTTTCAGGCGTAGATGTAAAGAGAAAAGTGAACGATTACTATGAGATCTGGTCAGACTCGCGGCCCGACCGCGGCGACATAAAGTTACACTCTGGCTTCTACTACCACGGCGAGAGCGCGCTCCACCACGAGGTCGGCGACCTGCGCGTGCACTTCTCCTACGCGGGCCGGGAGGACGACATCGTGAGTGTGACACGCACCGATATACTACCGTCTCAGTTAACATTTACAACAATAAGGTCTGGGGCCGTAGACAATAGATACCAATCGGTGATCCTTAACGAAATCGAAAAGCGTAAATAAGAATTGATCACGTACATTTTTTCTTTCAATCCTATATATTTTTCACTTTTGTATTGGGAAAAGTCAATTGACGATTGTCGTTTTGTTTACGTAACGAGCTGTAATGAACTTAAGGTGTGTTTAGGCAAGTTGTTTCACTTGGTAAATACACTAAATACctgccctaataaggtctagtgTCCTCGTGGAAGGATAGATGGCAATCACTATTGTAAACAATAAATTAGGTTACGGAATGGCTACTATTTAATTGTGTCAACAACCTTAAGATGTACCTGTTCGGTAACAACTATGGTCAGGGATCGGATATCGGtagtttttgtatgggaacggaaacggtattttttcgttctttgctaattacttcatttctaattgagcaatctaataatacgaagtcgtaacctacaaacacaactgagtcctatatttcaagtataaaataattcgaaaaatatggttatttctaagtttttgcaaaaaaccggttccgatccccgACTATGCTTCATAATAGAAGGAAAtactgcttgaaaatattgattCTCTACAAAACAGCTGATTATGTATATAATACTATTAATGGTCGtttttcactaggaaatatttGACATGGTCGGCATTGTATAAGAACTATATTAGGTACTTGAATGTTCACCTATTTGGTTCGATcgctaaaagtatccaaaatgATTACAGTACACAGCCATCGGGGTAGTAGAGAATGGGGTGCTGCAGTCATACAGCCCGGCGGGGTTCCCCGCCGCCGACCCCATCTCGGTGCTCCGGAAGGGCTCGTTCAGCCTCAAGCAGCTGCACGAGCTCGAGAGCCGCGCCGCCCACGCCAACACATGGAAGTACCGCGTGCTCGGCTTCGTGCAGGTGTTCGCGTCCGCCATGACGCTGCACCCGGACTGGGTCACTCTGTGTAAGTAAACTACAGTCTACACTCCtctatgaaataataataataagatgcagaaggcggtgatcttggacacggcgcggatagtccgtcggttcctctctctgcggccctgaccaccggcaggcTGGGCCTTGCCCCTagcggcggcaccctaggttaggttttttataatgtgtttatatgtattttttattgtgttgtaagtgtttttatatgttataaaaaccctaacttaagacaaaaataaataaagagaataataataaactcagGAAGTCATTAGTAATAactactaaataaaaaataaaaaactcccATGCtttatttatgcacaaaaatcaattctatgccaaaaatgctttacattattttggaaaagagctgatactctgcaaactgctggatcgatttttctcAACCGCAACCAaagaaccaccgcaaggaaTCTAGCTTGCACGTTAACAAAAGcgcatcgaaatcggtctaTCCGTTGGAAAGGTActatgccacagacagacagacttggCGTCATATAGGTCCTAGCCACTATTATAGTAAGTCGCGACTCTTAAACAATAAGACTTCTTTTGgattgtttctttctgatttgctaggagtggccaattactatgtagtggtcaataattggctactttcctaatagtcaaatcagcttcttttttagaactgtcaaaacgattagcATGGAATTCACATGAAatcgtgtgtagtgacgtcacaggccagtcacctactttttatacttccatccgatttattaaatagaaattgtgtttaaataaaaataactgctatctatgttttcctaataattatttggtgctttatttcgtgcacggtgtgaaataatttattttaagtagaggaaagtacccaattataGCAGTCACcgtaacacccctctttttgcgtcagGGGTTAAAAATTATGATTGGCAGCGCCACTTAAGCAGCTCTGCTTTAGATTACGCGCCTAATGAGCGCAACTCCCGCAAACCTCTTTATTAATGATCAATCTTAAACTAAAATGCGCTCAGGCAGCTCGCGTGCAGCGCGTACGCCGTACGCCGCATTCAGGCGCAAAAGAGGTCCTATTGACCAAAAAGATTCCAGCGCATTTCTCATAATTTCAGCCCCGGTGGGGTGCGcctaatagtagtttgtgttacaagggatcaaaatgatatatttccgtcaagggcgtacattgaatcctgagcgtaatgagggattcaagtgttaacgcccaagacgaaataattttgataccgtgtgacacatactgcttttcacatcaactataaggaaaataaaaaaatcttagtgttgacacaatctgatgcttaaacagattatttaagctaaaaaaataatgtgcaaaaaatgtataaatagtgtgctagaacagaaaagtgttactttgatcactcctagcagggaggaaaagtgccactttgatccttcctagcagggaagaaacgCTCTTTTCtgataggtggtgtgaaaaattcCTTTGTCCTGCGTCACTGGTTTGTATTATTAAGTAGTTACCAGATGTTAAGTTGACAGACGTGACTTGTTGCAGTCTTGCAGTGGGCGTGGATATCAAGCAGCCTTCGACGCTGCACCAGGGTGTGGGTCAACCTGGTGCTGTCCTTCTCGTACACTCTGCTCGTCACTTCTATCCCATGGTGAGTCTTGTTGCACTCCTATTGTCATGTGTATACTTAATAATACGATTAAGGACACTTTTGAACTTTTCATCATCTCTTCTGTTCGGAAAGTTAACTTTTCAAATGGAAATAGCTGGGTTAAAATTGGCTATTCCCACCCGAGGGAGTTTAACTTTCCATTTTTTCTAGTATGCAGTGTGTCTAGGTAACTGACGATATTTTTATGTCCGTTTCCGTCTTTACAGGTTAgtgcataaaccttcctttgGGGCTATAATGCTTGGTGGAGCCATGCTTCCGATACTACACTACTCTACTCTGCTTGCCCGCCGCCCGTAAGGTCTAGCAAAGCTGAGCGAAAAAAAGCAAATTGGTACATGGACATCCCATGTTGTAGTAACTTTACAGGGATTGCTTTATGTCAGTGGACCACAAGACAGCTGGTTAGTTGAATTAAATGTTGACAGGGCCATCTTAAAGAATTTGGGGCCCTgttggaaagtaaagaaagctaattaaactaacatttttctactatgatcttctatttattatgggtaatcaaatatactgttactgtctgttcttgggggccccctgaggatgtgggccctgggcacgggccccgtatgcccttatggtaaagacggtactgAATGTTGAAACATATCTGTATATTTGTTAAGCGCGAGCCATATAGCCAAAGTGTTTCAACTCAGCACGTTGTCGAGATGTGCTGTTGATATCAATAGGCTTGTGTCACAGTTTTACTTTAAACTGCagatttgttcattttgttgcGAAATATTTGAGCGTGGGCCTTCAGCACGGGCCAAAGTGCTAGTTTAATTCCGAAGTTAAACATGATAAAATAAGAAATACAATATGTATGTAcaattcaatacattttacatgctTAATTTTCGTAACTGGAATTAATTAACTTCAGACTAATTTCAAGTCTTAAAGCTTtaactgtgtaatttttttgctttAACTGTGTAATCCTTATCTTTCAAAAAGTGTCAATTGCtactaaacaaataaaacaattataaaataaccaCGAAAGAAGAACTATTTTCTTATATTCGCGAataatttaatagtagtttatgcaacagtgatataataagggttcttaaaattcaagggtcgaagttacaaaacgagacgtagtcgagttttgtaaaaaaagacccgagaattttaagaaccaattatgagctgttgcatacattactttttctatgacagctgcagcaaaaaaaaaaaaaaaaaaaaaaaaaaaaaaaaaaaaaaaaaaaaaaaaaaaaaaagttattattaaaaaaaagagttattattaaaaaaaagagttattattaaaaaagaagagttattatttaaaaaaaattgagttattatttaaaaaaaaaaagagttattattgtaaatgaaaacatacctctttcaatcaagatgatcggaacttgtatctttaaaaaaaataaagcagttgtattatactcataagatgactgctagcagtcatcttatgagcctatagacaaagcattcaaatgacattgctttagatatcactgtcagtcatttaattgacacatttaagtgctggagtagaaaaaatatactaataaaatactcctttttagggttccgtagccaaaatggcatGTAAAATATGAACGATGCCGTAAAttttcttaataaatattttttttattcagtggACCGTTTTTTCTTCTATTAGACAACACACTCGACAATAAATGTTTCTAACTCTAGCAAGATTGCGACAGTATTTTGTTTTGCCGCGAAAATTCCGGGCTCTGTTAATAAACATTGACAACAAGGTACGGTACCCTCAATTATGCGTGGCCCGACATGCCCTTGGTCGGTTTTATAAGTGAATCATTTTGCGGGCTAACATACTCCTTTCAATTCAAAGCACGtatattaaatacttacttaaataaaaagtcCGATCGATAAAAAAGATATCACTCTAATTCATCAAAATATTCTTCAATGGATAATATGTTTATTTGGAACAAAATGCATTAAGCTATTaatgcaatacaaaagtcaacaaATCCCTCGAACTAATTAATACCGAGAAGTGGCGTCACGGTTGCATGTGTACAGTGTACACATGTGTATGTGAGTTTTACACATGGTGCAATATGTACTTAAATGaagaacatttttttattttctttcgtGTTCTTCGAATAACAAAGAAGCAAGCACGACAAATTGTTTCGTGTGGCGCGGCACTTACCCCTAATCGATAAATAgtatctatagctggtcaagcaaatcttgtcagtaaaaaatggcgcgaaatttaaattttctatgtgaCGATATCCCTTAacgtctacatttttcaattttgccgcctttttctactgacaagatctgcttgaccaagtataaccattttattataattaaaaataaatgcgcATCACACTCAAATGATACAATATCCTGATGTAGTGTCcgaaaagttatttttttttataagttaatATGCAGTTTGAAGCTGTTATGAATATCTAGTCATTATGAGGATTAActtaatattaacattaacatgtCTAGTTCTACcatgtatattaaaatataaaattctatgttcataattacctagtaattaagtatagaatataacataaatatattattataatggtTCGGGGCGGAGtattagtacctaaataaaaaaaggctGCCATTGTTTTAAAATCTTAGTTTATTCGTTGGCTTTtaagttttgtatttttttttaactaaaataatacattaGTTGAAAGTCCGTATACTATTTTAACCCTAAACACGCTAATAATCAAAATACCTCCAATTAGTGACACTTAGTAATACATatcataaat
This genomic window from Cydia amplana chromosome Z, ilCydAmpl1.1, whole genome shotgun sequence contains:
- the LOC134660787 gene encoding transmembrane protein 43 homolog; this translates as MPLDFHAVKNQFKQTWLTTLLSVVLFAGVTYFLLWAESHTIQSSLMLEELVSSAVSIDVHTADEAARYEGRVVHIVGPLRVLEPISEPDYNIQVQAVKLRKRVQMYQWIEEATEQDNFLSEPAEESQKTYWYHKDWRDFVVDSNLFYIRPGHQNPTSMPLFSETHIAETVKIGWLSLGVDVKRKVNDYYEIWSDSRPDRGDIKLHSGFYYHGESALHHEVGDLRVHFSYAGREDDIYTAIGVVENGVLQSYSPAGFPAADPISVLRKGSFSLKQLHELESRAAHANTWKYRVLGFVQVFASAMTLHPDWVTLFLQWAWISSSLRRCTRVWVNLVLSFSYTLLVTSIPWLVHKPSFGAIMLGGAMLPILHYSTLLARRP